In Chryseobacterium camelliae, one DNA window encodes the following:
- a CDS encoding sugar phosphate nucleotidyltransferase, with protein MKIIVPMAGRGSRLRPHTLTVPKPLIPIAGKPIVQRLVEDIAKVAGEKIDEVAFIIGDFGAEIEKSLIQIAEKLGAKGSIYYQNDPLGTAHAIKCAEQSMTGDVVIAFADTLFRADFQLDKNSDGVIWVKSVEDPSAFGVVKLDNYGFITDFVEKPKTYVSDLAIIGIYYFNSAEKLMSEINYIMEHDIKNGGEYQLTTALENLRSKGAKFTLGKVNDWMDCGNKNATVETNSKILAYEKDAMAHHPASAQIENSLIIPPCFIGENVKISNSKVGPGVSLGNNTVVINSNIENSLIQENTQINHGNLSNSMIGNSAQYFGVAREISLGDYSVLDFLSK; from the coding sequence ATGAAAATTATAGTTCCTATGGCAGGACGAGGTTCAAGATTGCGTCCCCATACATTAACGGTCCCAAAACCGCTAATCCCTATTGCAGGAAAGCCGATTGTACAGAGGCTTGTAGAAGATATTGCAAAGGTTGCCGGCGAAAAAATAGATGAAGTAGCTTTTATTATCGGTGATTTCGGAGCTGAGATTGAAAAATCGCTTATTCAGATTGCTGAGAAATTAGGAGCAAAAGGAAGCATATATTATCAGAATGACCCGCTGGGAACCGCACATGCGATTAAATGTGCCGAGCAATCAATGACCGGTGATGTTGTTATTGCCTTTGCTGATACACTCTTCCGGGCAGATTTCCAGCTGGATAAGAATTCAGATGGTGTCATCTGGGTAAAAAGTGTGGAAGATCCCTCCGCATTCGGGGTTGTGAAACTGGATAATTACGGATTCATCACTGACTTTGTAGAAAAGCCGAAAACTTACGTTTCAGACCTGGCTATTATCGGGATCTATTATTTTAACAGTGCCGAAAAACTGATGAGTGAAATCAACTATATCATGGAACATGATATTAAAAACGGCGGAGAATACCAACTGACGACGGCTTTGGAAAACCTCAGGTCTAAAGGCGCCAAATTCACTCTGGGAAAAGTAAACGACTGGATGGACTGCGGGAATAAAAATGCCACTGTAGAAACCAACAGCAAAATCCTGGCCTATGAAAAAGATGCCATGGCACACCATCCTGCTTCCGCACAGATTGAAAATTCGCTGATCATTCCGCCTTGCTTTATTGGTGAAAATGTAAAGATCTCCAATTCAAAGGTGGGTCCCGGAGTTTCTTTGGGAAACAATACAGTGGTTATTAATTCCAATATTGAAAACTCACTGATCCAGGAAAATACACAGATCAATCACGGTAACCTTTCCAACTCGATGATCGGAAATTCTGCACAGTACTTTGGTGTAGCAAGGGAAATTTCGTTGGGAGATTATTCTGTCCTGGACTTCCTGTCGAAATAA